The following nucleotide sequence is from Polyangia bacterium.
GATCCGGCCGCGGACGTAGGACGCCGCAAATCTCGTTGAGGGACGAGCGGCCGGATTAAACGTCGTGTTGAGCCAGGCCGCGGGTTTGAGAGCGGAAGCAGCTCTCCCGGGCATGGACAAAGAGGGTCGGTTCGGCGGTGCGCACGCACGCTGGAGGCGCGATCCGACAGACGTCAGCTTTGCTCGAATGTGAACGGCGGGCCCGGGACATGCTCGTGGCGTGCGGCAAAGACACGCGGGCGAGCCGGATCGTCCGCTTGCGCGCAGGGGTGGCTTTGAACGCCAAAGATGCCGCAAATGAAATGCAATGCGCAACGGTTCGGCACACGACACCCCGGCCGGCGCGACGCTCGGAACGTCGCTGTGGCGACAGTCTGCCGAGGAATCGGTGCTGTTTCTTCTGATTGAGACAGGGTGCTCTTTCTGGCCACATGTGCCTATGGGCGGCAAAATCGAAAGGCTTCCCAGCCAGAGTGCCCGTCGCAATTTCCCTATTGGCCGTCTTCACTTTGAAAGTTGGCCAGGCGTAGTCGGACCCCTGAATGATCGATACGATTCGGCCAACACCCACCTCAAAACCCTAGCGGCCAGAACTTATCGACAGCCACGAGGGAAAGCGGCGATGAAAAAGGTGGCAGCTATGGTACCGCAGGAGCCAAGCAACCCGCTACCTGCCTGCAGCACTTGCGGTTTTGTAGTGCTTTTGCCACCAGTTGGCGCGCAGCGCAGCGATCCTGCACCCGCCCCAGTCACGAACGGAATCGACGGCCGGCGGCGTACCGGACATTGATGCTCGCAGTCAGATCCCGTCGAAGCTCGGTCGCCCGACCGTAGCCGGCGTCCATGACGATCGGAGCCTTCGTCAGGCCCTCGGCGAGCAAGCGATCGATCTCGTCGACGATCTCCTTGGGCACGCCGGCTACGAGACGATGGTCGCGATCGGAGGCCCCGCAGCGAGGTCTCCACAATCAAGATGACTATCGGGGAATGACTATGACATTTCCACTGCCAGATTGGCCATACGGGGACCCCTGATTCATCGGCGCACCAGCGGCGCACCATGCCACAAGGTCATAGCTCGCATAGATACCGATGAAGGAGAAAATGTTCTTCATGCCGATCTTAGAGATGCCGTTCGGACATTTCTCTCGCGGGTCCCATGTCGAGTCTGACCCGAGCCAGAAGACGGTGTGACGAGTGTTGATAACCTGTGTACCAGGCGAAGCGCCGCTCACCAGGACGCTACTCTCATGGGCACAGCTTACGCTTCCAAGCAACGCGATCGAGAACACGAGCCGTTTGAACAACACCATCGAAACCTCCACTAGGTTTTGCTTCCGTTTTACAGCCTGAACAAAGCGAACTGCGGCGTGACGCCACCGAGGGCGCCCCCCGCAGTAGGAAGTGAGGTGATAGAAACCCCCACGCGGATAGTTCATTGACGGCCCATTTGAAACATTTGTGCCCATGACCCCCAACCCGAAATATGCGGGAGCCGTGCCCATGAAATAGTGGCCATCCGATCTAAACATCCCGTCACGGTCAGCCCCCTCTGTTTTCGTGGCCCCAAGGCGAACACCTCAGTCAGCTTTGCGTGCGCGTAATGTCGTAACCGACAAGTTATATTCTTGTCAATACCAACATGGACCGACCCCCGCCTCCCTGGCAGCGTCTGGCGTGGGAATGCAACGTCGCACCTTTCATCGCGCCCTCGCCGAGCGCGTGAGGAACTTTCGGGAAGGCCGCGGCTACACCCAGGAACAACTCGCCCAGCAAGTAGGTGTGGAACCGGCAACCATGTCA
It contains:
- a CDS encoding transposase, with amino-acid sequence MWRPRCGASDRDHRLVAGVPKEIVDEIDRLLAEGLTKAPIVMDAGYGRATELRRDLTASINVRYAAGRRFRS